A DNA window from Bradyrhizobium barranii subsp. barranii contains the following coding sequences:
- a CDS encoding cell envelope integrity/translocation protein TolA produces the protein MPRKLKTYQTSLGFYDLAISAPSMKAALDAWGAGSNLFHQGAAKETDDPDAVAATMAQPGVVLRRPAGSNGRFAEHSDLPTSEEVEHPHTSRSKAKKSTGPQISEKAVSRAAVDFERERKQRDAARRSELAEDAKKRERRDRAVAKAQAAFDKAQREHDVRAGHIEAERDAVGKRAQDEEARWQREKGKLTDALRRAQNE, from the coding sequence ATGCCAAGAAAACTGAAAACCTACCAGACCTCGCTGGGATTCTATGATCTGGCGATCTCGGCGCCATCGATGAAAGCGGCGCTGGACGCCTGGGGCGCGGGTAGCAACCTCTTTCATCAGGGCGCCGCGAAGGAGACGGACGACCCCGACGCCGTTGCCGCGACGATGGCGCAGCCTGGCGTGGTGCTTAGGCGCCCCGCCGGATCGAACGGACGCTTCGCCGAGCATTCCGACCTGCCGACCAGCGAGGAAGTCGAACATCCTCACACGAGCCGATCGAAGGCGAAGAAGTCCACAGGCCCGCAGATCAGCGAGAAAGCGGTCAGCAGGGCCGCGGTCGATTTCGAGCGGGAGCGGAAGCAGCGTGACGCAGCGCGCCGGAGCGAACTCGCTGAGGACGCCAAGAAGCGCGAGCGTCGCGATCGAGCGGTCGCCAAGGCGCAGGCTGCATTCGATAAAGCCCAGCGCGAACATGATGTCCGAGCAGGCCACATCGAAGCGGAGCGCGACGCCGTCGGGAAAAGGGCTCAAGACGAGGAGGCTCGTTGGCAGAGAGAGAAGGGGAAGCTGACCGATGCTTTGCGACGCGCTCAGAACGAGTAG
- the ku gene encoding non-homologous end joining protein Ku gives MAPRSNWKGFLRLSLVTCPVALYPATSESEKINFNQLNRQTGHRIKYLKVDADTGDEVPSEDIVKGYQLEKDQFIEVTKEELEELALESTRTIEIDEFVDRTEIDPRYLIRPYYLRPDGKVGHDAFAVIRETIRDMDKVAIGRVVLTNREHIIALEPRDKGLIGTLLRYPYEVRDPAEYFDDIQDVKVTKDMLDLARHIVNQKAGRFDPEKFEDHYETALVDLINLKRAGKPITPKERPRGENVVDLMDAPRKSVGGAAAETKAPKKPVKKAKKASAGQKEMLMPIAGKKAAKEAAVKKPAAGARRKSA, from the coding sequence ATGGCCCCGCGATCGAACTGGAAGGGCTTCCTCCGACTGTCCCTCGTTACCTGTCCCGTCGCGCTCTATCCGGCGACGTCCGAGAGCGAGAAGATCAACTTCAATCAGCTCAATCGGCAGACTGGCCATCGGATCAAGTACCTGAAGGTCGACGCCGATACCGGCGACGAGGTCCCCAGCGAGGACATCGTTAAGGGCTACCAGCTTGAGAAGGACCAGTTCATCGAGGTGACCAAGGAGGAGCTGGAGGAGCTCGCGCTGGAATCGACCCGGACCATCGAGATCGACGAGTTTGTCGACCGTACCGAGATCGACCCACGGTATCTGATCAGGCCCTACTATCTGCGTCCGGACGGGAAAGTCGGCCACGACGCCTTCGCGGTCATTCGCGAGACCATCCGAGATATGGACAAGGTCGCTATCGGACGCGTGGTGCTGACCAACCGCGAGCACATCATCGCGCTTGAACCTAGAGACAAAGGGCTGATAGGCACCCTGCTGCGCTATCCGTATGAGGTTCGCGATCCGGCGGAATATTTCGACGATATCCAGGACGTCAAAGTAACGAAGGACATGCTCGACCTAGCCAGGCACATCGTCAACCAGAAGGCGGGTCGGTTCGATCCCGAGAAGTTCGAGGATCATTACGAGACAGCGCTGGTCGACCTCATCAATCTGAAGCGCGCGGGGAAGCCGATCACTCCGAAAGAACGGCCGAGGGGCGAGAACGTCGTCGATCTGATGGACGCGCCGCGGAAGAGCGTCGGCGGCGCCGCGGCCGAGACCAAGGCACCGAAAAAGCCGGTCAAGAAGGCGAAGAAGGCCTCGGCGGGCCAAAAGGAGATGCTGATGCCGATCGCCGGCAAGAAGGCGGCGAAGGAAGCGGCCGTAAAGAAGCCGGCCGCCGGAGCACGGCGAAAGTCGGCTTAG
- a CDS encoding response regulator, whose product MATGRVITEGGATATEAIGAVTPDAAILDFAMPGMSGADVARRLRRLPDLPVIFASGYSETAAVSRTLPPVAESL is encoded by the coding sequence TTGGCTACCGGCCGTGTCATCACCGAAGGCGGAGCCACGGCCACCGAGGCCATCGGCGCGGTAACGCCGGACGCGGCGATACTCGATTTCGCGATGCCCGGAATGAGCGGCGCGGACGTCGCTCGGCGCCTGAGGCGATTGCCCGACCTCCCCGTGATCTTCGCCAGCGGCTACTCCGAAACGGCCGCTGTCAGCCGAACGCTCCCGCCTGTTGCGGAATCCCTTTAA
- a CDS encoding PRC-barrel domain-containing protein translates to MIGDAAFAQSTQPSDRAAPAATAQPSDAMVALKGNWRASKLMDLNVYNEANEKLGDINELIVDKSGRIDAAVIGIGGFLGMGEHDIAVPMDKLKFVEEPVRTSSSSTSTTPRGYNHRRRIDDHHEPQAPHWSACCRR, encoded by the coding sequence GTGATCGGCGACGCTGCGTTCGCGCAATCCACTCAGCCGTCCGATCGCGCCGCTCCGGCGGCGACCGCTCAGCCCTCAGACGCGATGGTGGCACTCAAGGGAAATTGGCGCGCCTCCAAGCTGATGGACCTGAACGTCTACAACGAGGCCAACGAGAAGCTGGGCGACATCAACGAACTGATCGTCGACAAGAGCGGCAGGATCGACGCGGCGGTGATCGGCATCGGCGGCTTCCTCGGCATGGGCGAGCACGACATCGCCGTCCCGATGGACAAGCTCAAGTTCGTCGAAGAGCCGGTCCGGACCAGCTCGAGCAGCACCTCGACCACGCCGCGCGGATACAACCACCGGCGCCGCATCGACGACCACCACGAACCGCAGGCACCCCACTGGAGCGCCTGTTGCCGAAGGTGA
- a CDS encoding glycosyltransferase family 4 protein — protein sequence MRIAQLAPLAESVPPKLYGGTERVIAWLVDELVEFGHDVTLFASGDSKTKGKLQAVWPRALRLGRKGADPNAACALLIEAIAKRARDFDVIHSHVDWLPLPVLRRTGVPFLTTMHGRLDLLGLPQVMRAFADAPFVSISDDQRRPLPEANWIATIQHGLPKDLFRPSCESGSYLAFLGRLTADKGPEDAMRIARGARMPLRIAAKIPRAERAYFKNHLEPNIDGQQVQLVGEVDDAKKQPFLANAAGLLFPIGWPEPFGLVMIEAMACGTPVIAYRSGSVPEVVDDGVTGFIVDGEEQAIKAVKELGRLDIRVVRARFEERLAASRMANEYESRYRGLLAGRLA from the coding sequence ATGCGGATTGCCCAACTTGCTCCGTTGGCCGAGAGTGTCCCTCCAAAGCTTTACGGCGGCACCGAGCGTGTGATCGCTTGGCTGGTGGACGAACTGGTCGAATTCGGACACGACGTCACCCTGTTCGCAAGCGGGGACTCGAAGACGAAGGGAAAGCTCCAGGCGGTGTGGCCGCGCGCGTTGCGCCTAGGGCGGAAGGGTGCGGACCCGAATGCCGCCTGCGCGCTTCTGATCGAGGCCATCGCCAAGCGCGCGCGCGACTTCGACGTGATCCACTCCCACGTCGACTGGTTGCCCCTTCCGGTGCTGCGCCGGACCGGCGTGCCTTTCCTGACGACAATGCACGGCCGACTCGATCTCCTAGGCCTGCCCCAGGTTATGCGTGCTTTTGCGGACGCTCCATTCGTCTCGATTTCGGACGACCAGCGTCGGCCGCTACCGGAGGCGAACTGGATCGCGACGATCCAGCATGGACTGCCCAAGGACCTGTTTCGGCCCTCTTGTGAATCAGGTTCGTACTTGGCCTTTCTCGGTCGGTTGACGGCAGATAAAGGGCCCGAGGACGCCATGCGCATCGCGCGCGGGGCGCGGATGCCGCTGCGGATAGCCGCCAAGATCCCTCGCGCGGAGAGGGCCTATTTCAAAAATCACCTCGAGCCTAACATCGATGGCCAGCAGGTCCAACTCGTCGGCGAGGTCGACGACGCGAAGAAGCAGCCGTTCCTCGCGAACGCAGCAGGCCTGCTGTTTCCAATCGGTTGGCCCGAGCCGTTCGGTCTGGTCATGATCGAGGCAATGGCGTGCGGGACACCCGTGATCGCGTATCGATCAGGCTCGGTGCCGGAAGTGGTGGACGACGGCGTCACCGGCTTCATCGTCGACGGGGAGGAGCAGGCGATCAAGGCCGTGAAAGAATTGGGCCGGCTGGACATACGAGTGGTCCGCGCCCGGTTCGAGGAGCGCTTGGCCGCAAGCCGGATGGCGAATGAGTACGAAAGCCGATATCGGGGGCTGCTCGCAGGACGCCTTGCGTAA